One genomic segment of Rhodothermales bacterium includes these proteins:
- a CDS encoding Xaa-Pro peptidase family protein produces MSDSSRLSTIRRLVRDRGADAALVTFLPDIRWAVGFSGSNGLLVVAEEAAHFVTDGRYSVQARSEVEHATVHVPGYNLLEHVEREGLFGTARTVAVQADHVTVSEFDRLRDRFPGVAFEPVSGFLQELVASKTEEEIHAIRRAQAVTEDVFDALLPQIGPGVSEQDLAAEIVYQHLRRGASAMSFDPIVASGLRGALPHARASSKTLRPGEFVVIDMGCVLEGYASDMTRTVAIGEPDAAMQRAYAVVLDAQRQAVASVRAGASCRAVDAVARDVIANAGLGDYFSHGLGHGVGLQVHEWPRLSHNSDDVLPTNAVVTVEPGVYLPERFGIRIEDMVVARADGPEVLTQTPKDLLIL; encoded by the coding sequence ATGTCTGACTCTTCGCGCCTCTCCACAATTCGACGCCTCGTCCGCGATCGTGGGGCGGACGCGGCGCTCGTCACGTTCTTGCCGGACATCCGGTGGGCGGTGGGCTTCTCCGGCTCGAACGGCCTGCTCGTCGTTGCGGAGGAAGCGGCACATTTCGTTACGGACGGCCGCTATTCGGTGCAGGCGCGGTCGGAAGTGGAGCACGCGACGGTGCACGTTCCGGGCTACAACCTCCTCGAACACGTCGAGCGCGAAGGGCTCTTCGGGACGGCTCGGACGGTCGCCGTGCAGGCCGATCACGTCACGGTCTCCGAGTTCGACCGGCTACGCGATCGGTTTCCTGGCGTCGCATTCGAGCCAGTCTCCGGCTTCCTACAGGAGCTCGTCGCATCGAAAACAGAGGAGGAAATCCACGCGATCCGGCGTGCGCAGGCGGTGACGGAAGACGTGTTCGACGCGCTGCTGCCCCAGATCGGGCCGGGCGTATCCGAGCAAGACCTCGCGGCGGAGATCGTGTACCAGCACCTCCGGCGCGGCGCGTCGGCGATGTCGTTCGATCCCATCGTGGCGTCGGGGCTGCGGGGCGCACTGCCGCACGCCCGCGCGTCGAGCAAAACGCTACGGCCGGGCGAGTTCGTCGTGATCGACATGGGCTGCGTGCTCGAGGGCTATGCGTCCGACATGACACGCACGGTCGCTATCGGTGAGCCCGATGCAGCGATGCAGCGGGCGTATGCCGTTGTGCTCGATGCGCAGCGGCAAGCCGTCGCATCGGTCCGCGCCGGTGCTTCGTGCCGAGCGGTTGATGCCGTCGCGCGCGATGTGATCGCCAACGCTGGGCTCGGAGACTACTTCTCCCACGGGCTCGGTCACGGCGTCGGGTTGCAAGTGCACGAGTGGCCTCGGCTCTCCCATAATTCGGACGACGTGCTGCCCACAAATGCCGTTGTCACTGTCGAGCCGGGCGTTTACCTCCCGGAGCGGTTCGGAATTCGGATCGAAGACATGGTCGTGGCGCGAGCAGACGGACCGGAAGTGCTCACGCAAACGCCCAAAGATTTGCTCATACTCTAG
- a CDS encoding NAD-dependent epimerase/dehydratase family protein translates to MKVLVTGGAGFIGSHVADALVARGYDVHVMDDLSGGRRANVPDTATFHELDIRSAGAADLIRKEKFDALLHLAAQMDVRKSVADPRFDADVNVIGALNLLEAGRESELKKVVFASTGGAIYGEPDPAVNDAGPQPEHHPQRPLSPYGITKLALEKYLYFYEQTHGIPYVALRFGNVYGPRQNPHGEAGVVAIFAERLLDGQQPVIYGHGEQTRDYVYVGDVVRAILAGLDHEGSEIVNVGTGQETSVNRLFHVINDLTGGHADEVHADAKPGEQQRSVLDVSHAADVFGWQPQVELETGLSRTVDWFAQRRAMSDE, encoded by the coding sequence ATGAAAGTTCTCGTTACCGGCGGTGCCGGATTCATCGGCTCCCACGTCGCCGACGCCCTCGTCGCACGCGGCTACGACGTTCACGTGATGGACGACCTCTCGGGAGGGCGCCGCGCAAACGTGCCCGACACCGCGACCTTCCACGAACTCGACATCCGCTCCGCCGGAGCCGCTGACCTCATTCGAAAGGAGAAGTTCGATGCGCTGCTGCACCTCGCGGCGCAGATGGACGTGCGGAAGTCCGTGGCCGACCCCCGCTTCGACGCGGACGTGAACGTGATCGGCGCGCTGAACCTATTGGAAGCGGGGCGGGAGAGCGAATTAAAAAAGGTCGTGTTCGCCTCGACCGGCGGCGCGATCTACGGCGAGCCGGACCCGGCGGTAAACGATGCGGGGCCGCAGCCGGAGCACCATCCGCAGCGGCCACTTTCGCCCTACGGTATCACCAAGCTCGCCCTCGAGAAGTACCTCTATTTCTACGAGCAGACCCACGGCATCCCGTACGTCGCGCTCCGCTTCGGGAATGTCTACGGCCCGCGCCAGAACCCGCACGGAGAGGCTGGCGTCGTCGCGATCTTCGCCGAGCGCCTGCTCGACGGGCAGCAGCCGGTGATCTACGGCCACGGCGAGCAGACCCGCGACTACGTCTACGTCGGTGATGTCGTCCGCGCGATCCTCGCCGGGCTCGACCACGAGGGCTCCGAGATCGTCAACGTCGGGACCGGGCAGGAGACGAGCGTCAACCGGCTGTTCCACGTCATCAACGACCTCACCGGCGGGCACGCCGACGAAGTCCACGCCGACGCGAAACCGGGCGAGCAGCAGCGCAGCGTGCTCGACGTGTCGCACGCCGCAGACGTGTTCGGCTGGCAGCCCCAGGTGGAGCTCGAAACCGGCCTCAGCCGCACCGTCGACTGGTTTGCTCAGCGACGAGCGATGAGTGACGAGTGA
- a CDS encoding segregation/condensation protein A encodes MYRVQLQNFEGPLDLLLFFIRRDELDIHDIPVARITDEYLAYVRVLEEVDLDGVADFIYMAAILIGIKAKMLLPRPELDDEGEPVDPRAELVRRLLEYMRYKEAASHLEQRFEQRGEQYVRGAASDVRTELSDTVETSYRVSVFDLISVLKRVLAEAPAEAYVHPVQRYDYTVEEQQAYVLRRVRDGRTSFVSLVAQHPKPFVITTFLAILELVQRHEIRIVDGVSSEDFWLAAGERPPVHESLGAAVHALKELHDG; translated from the coding sequence ATGTACCGCGTCCAGCTACAGAACTTCGAGGGGCCGCTCGACTTGCTCCTGTTCTTCATCCGCCGCGATGAGCTGGACATCCACGACATCCCCGTCGCCCGCATCACCGACGAGTACCTCGCCTACGTGCGCGTGCTCGAAGAGGTGGACCTCGACGGCGTCGCCGACTTCATCTACATGGCCGCAATCCTGATCGGGATCAAGGCCAAGATGCTGCTGCCCCGGCCCGAGCTCGACGACGAAGGCGAGCCGGTCGACCCGCGCGCCGAACTCGTCCGGCGGTTGCTCGAATACATGCGCTATAAAGAGGCGGCGTCTCACCTCGAACAGCGTTTCGAGCAACGCGGTGAGCAGTACGTGCGTGGGGCCGCGTCGGACGTCCGAACCGAACTGAGCGACACGGTCGAGACGAGCTACCGCGTGTCCGTTTTCGATCTGATCTCCGTGCTCAAACGGGTGCTCGCCGAGGCCCCGGCCGAAGCCTACGTGCATCCTGTCCAGCGCTACGACTACACCGTCGAGGAGCAGCAGGCGTACGTGCTACGCCGCGTCCGGGACGGGCGCACATCGTTCGTGTCCCTCGTGGCACAGCACCCGAAGCCATTTGTCATCACGACGTTTTTAGCGATCCTCGAACTCGTGCAGCGGCACGAAATCCGGATCGTCGACGGGGTTTCGAGCGAAGATTTCTGGCTCGCAGCAGGGGAGAGGCCGCCCGTGCACGAATCGCTCGGCGCGGCTGTCCACGCCTTGAAGGAGTTACACGATGGATAG
- a CDS encoding pseudouridine synthase, translated as MPNRRPNKKPRADAESTRRRKMKQRREREEGGASAPAPDPNEPVRLNRYISQAGITSRRKADELIAAGKVSVDGVVVTEMGTKVDPSQRVEVDGQVIQQQVFDYVLLNKPKDTITTVDDDRDRGIVMDLLDDEARAHGVVPVGRLDRDTTGALLLTNDGDLTHRLMHPRYAVEKLYLVRASSPVKPHDLEQLRTGIELEDGLAKADRATYVGDDPREIGLALHEGRNRQIRRMMEALGYDVHRLDRVQYAGLTVDKVRRGQWRRLTPSEVNRLRRSVGLKKLTF; from the coding sequence ATGCCGAACCGGCGACCGAATAAGAAACCCCGTGCCGACGCCGAGTCCACGCGCCGACGCAAGATGAAGCAGCGCCGCGAGCGAGAGGAGGGAGGGGCCTCGGCTCCGGCCCCAGATCCCAACGAGCCCGTCCGCCTCAACCGCTACATCTCGCAGGCCGGAATCACCTCGCGCCGGAAAGCGGACGAGCTGATCGCCGCCGGCAAGGTGTCCGTCGATGGTGTCGTCGTAACGGAGATGGGAACGAAGGTGGACCCGAGCCAGCGCGTCGAAGTCGACGGCCAGGTGATTCAGCAGCAGGTCTTCGACTACGTCCTGCTCAACAAGCCGAAGGACACGATCACGACGGTCGACGACGACCGCGACCGCGGCATCGTGATGGATTTGCTCGACGATGAGGCACGTGCGCACGGCGTCGTCCCCGTCGGCCGGCTCGACCGCGACACGACCGGAGCCCTCCTCCTCACGAACGACGGCGACCTCACGCACCGGCTCATGCACCCCCGGTACGCCGTCGAGAAGCTGTATCTTGTCCGCGCCTCGTCCCCCGTCAAGCCGCACGATCTCGAACAGCTCCGTACCGGGATCGAATTGGAAGACGGGCTTGCAAAAGCCGACCGAGCGACCTACGTGGGGGACGATCCGCGCGAGATCGGGCTCGCACTGCACGAAGGCCGCAACCGGCAGATCCGCCGGATGATGGAAGCGCTTGGGTACGACGTACATCGACTCGACCGCGTGCAGTACGCCGGGCTCACCGTCGACAAAGTGCGGCGGGGCCAGTGGCGGCGGCTGACGCCGAGCGAAGTCAACCGGCTGCGGCGCTCGGTAGGTCTGAAGAAGCTGACTTTTTAG
- a CDS encoding class I SAM-dependent methyltransferase, giving the protein MLIGYAWKRDDVTTGEVLFFAALFRLAAFPLLPTLSDDGFRYVWDGWLQLMGLNPYLTIPAEVSSRVMDAPGLLGRLNSTPYYSVYPPSSQLVFLLGSFVGGSSWQSSWFAIKGIFVVIECTGIWALSRMVTARSLLLYAWHPLVLIEIAGQAHTEGGMVGFMLLALYFYRFGRPASAVAALTAAGWFKLYPLLLLPFLLRRAGWRHVWAAGAVTVALCFPYAAPSVLSNVAQSLDLYVRLFEFNAGPYFTLKTIGLAGAGADWSKALGPLLRYVFILGTICIFVVDRRSRRPIAWAWLAAVGLLWLTATTVHPWYLLSVLALIPLAIEKGTGPTASFVAAGWLWLSVASLGTYLLYTAGDRPYWMSVVIGWGGAAALWGVALSLLLLPVIMRYRARRKWRRIRPHLQSPARILDLGAGEGYVGEGAAEDPGNVVTLTDVVDFNRTSMPLTLYDGHRLPFEPDAFDVTLLVFVLHHAEEPGEVLREVRRVTKVGGRVAVLESVAENSFDERWLPFADRLANRLRSGGRMSQQEEHLHFKSSAAWRRAFADAGFEVNFESRRGRLLHKQVLFVLA; this is encoded by the coding sequence GTGCTGATCGGCTACGCCTGGAAACGCGACGATGTGACGACGGGCGAGGTGCTGTTCTTCGCAGCCCTGTTCCGCCTCGCAGCCTTTCCGCTCCTCCCCACGTTGTCCGATGACGGCTTCCGCTACGTGTGGGATGGTTGGCTTCAGCTTATGGGTCTCAACCCCTACCTGACCATCCCCGCCGAGGTCTCTTCGCGCGTGATGGATGCCCCCGGGTTGTTGGGTCGCCTGAATTCGACGCCCTATTACTCCGTTTACCCACCGTCTTCCCAACTCGTCTTTCTGCTCGGCAGCTTCGTCGGTGGAAGCAGTTGGCAAAGTTCGTGGTTCGCGATCAAAGGGATATTCGTAGTCATCGAGTGCACTGGCATCTGGGCACTGAGCCGGATGGTAACGGCCCGCTCCCTGTTGCTTTACGCTTGGCACCCGCTCGTACTTATCGAGATTGCGGGGCAAGCACACACCGAGGGCGGGATGGTCGGCTTCATGCTCCTCGCCCTCTACTTCTATCGTTTCGGACGCCCTGCCTCAGCAGTTGCAGCACTCACGGCGGCAGGGTGGTTCAAGCTGTATCCACTTCTGCTCTTGCCTTTCCTGCTTCGCCGTGCGGGGTGGCGTCACGTGTGGGCCGCAGGTGCTGTCACGGTCGCACTGTGCTTCCCATACGCCGCCCCATCGGTCCTCTCTAACGTAGCGCAGTCCCTCGATTTATACGTTCGGTTATTCGAGTTCAATGCAGGCCCTTATTTCACATTGAAGACGATAGGATTAGCCGGGGCTGGCGCAGACTGGAGTAAGGCGCTTGGTCCTTTACTGCGTTACGTATTTATACTCGGTACCATTTGCATCTTCGTAGTAGATCGGCGCTCGCGGCGGCCGATCGCTTGGGCGTGGCTAGCCGCGGTCGGTCTCTTGTGGCTCACTGCGACGACGGTGCACCCGTGGTACTTGTTGAGTGTGCTCGCGCTTATCCCGCTCGCGATTGAGAAGGGCACAGGGCCGACCGCTTCGTTTGTTGCGGCAGGCTGGCTCTGGCTCTCCGTGGCTTCCCTCGGGACCTATCTCTTGTATACTGCCGGCGATCGTCCGTATTGGATGTCGGTTGTGATCGGGTGGGGAGGAGCGGCAGCGCTGTGGGGTGTCGCGCTTTCGCTTCTTTTGCTGCCTGTCATCATGCGATATCGGGCTCGGAGGAAGTGGCGTCGCATACGCCCACACCTCCAGTCTCCAGCGCGGATACTTGATCTCGGGGCGGGGGAGGGGTACGTAGGGGAAGGGGCCGCGGAAGATCCGGGCAACGTAGTCACGCTAACGGACGTGGTCGATTTCAATCGAACCTCGATGCCGCTGACGCTCTATGACGGTCACCGACTGCCCTTCGAGCCGGATGCGTTCGATGTGACGCTGCTCGTATTCGTGCTGCATCACGCGGAAGAGCCGGGGGAGGTGCTCCGTGAGGTGAGACGGGTCACGAAAGTGGGTGGACGCGTCGCTGTGCTCGAGTCTGTGGCTGAAAACAGCTTCGATGAACGGTGGCTACCCTTCGCGGATCGGTTGGCGAATCGCTTGCGATCGGGGGGGCGGATGAGTCAGCAAGAGGAGCACCTCCACTTCAAATCCAGTGCGGCGTGGAGAAGAGCGTTTGCGGACGCGGGTTTCGAAGTCAACTTTGAATCGAGGCGCGGGCGGCTGTTGCACAAGCAGGTCCTTTTTGTGCTCGCCTGA
- a CDS encoding glycosyltransferase gives MTIRPPVPSDRELPSVSVIVPIYNASGVLQTTLPSWLSQDTSAEWLLVDDGSSDDTAELLSSMAGATMQVLRHSRNRGRAAARNTGIAAATGEVLLFLDADMRPEPDFVRQHAIAHSDPDVIGVVSNPILEDLDLANPYHRYLRSRRGAAGVGPGKPLPFRYFIIGYTSVKAAAVAAVGGFDEQFSYGEDLDFAYRLAQRYPDALRFSDRPVVHHYDHGDLDGRLRKLREFGRDNLPALLAKHPGLAAAAKVDFVDSPSQPRSWEASLKRWALKPGLVAPLRRLLPYAPPPMSDVVIRYVLAASIAEAFRNSVSPS, from the coding sequence GTGACTATTCGTCCGCCCGTGCCGAGCGACCGAGAACTCCCCAGCGTCTCTGTTATCGTCCCGATCTATAACGCGTCCGGGGTGCTTCAAACGACGCTGCCTTCGTGGCTCAGCCAGGACACCTCTGCAGAGTGGCTGCTCGTCGACGACGGGTCGTCGGACGACACGGCCGAGTTGCTCTCTTCGATGGCGGGGGCGACCATGCAGGTGCTGCGTCACTCCCGAAACCGCGGGCGTGCTGCGGCGCGCAACACGGGAATCGCTGCGGCAACGGGCGAGGTGCTCTTGTTTCTCGATGCGGACATGCGACCTGAGCCGGACTTCGTGCGGCAGCATGCCATCGCCCACAGCGATCCTGACGTGATTGGCGTCGTGTCGAATCCTATCCTGGAAGACCTCGACTTGGCCAATCCGTATCACCGCTACCTCCGATCACGTCGTGGGGCAGCGGGCGTGGGGCCGGGGAAGCCATTGCCGTTCCGCTACTTCATCATCGGCTATACGTCGGTCAAAGCGGCGGCCGTCGCTGCCGTCGGAGGCTTCGATGAGCAGTTTTCGTACGGAGAAGATCTGGACTTCGCATATCGCCTTGCCCAGCGCTACCCCGATGCGCTCCGTTTCTCCGACCGGCCGGTCGTCCATCACTACGACCACGGCGATCTCGATGGACGCCTGCGTAAGCTCCGGGAGTTCGGGCGCGACAACCTGCCGGCCCTCCTTGCAAAGCATCCCGGCCTCGCTGCGGCAGCAAAGGTCGATTTCGTAGATTCACCGAGCCAGCCCCGCTCCTGGGAGGCCTCGCTAAAGCGGTGGGCGTTGAAGCCGGGCCTCGTTGCACCCCTCCGCCGCCTCCTCCCGTACGCGCCACCTCCAATGAGCGACGTGGTTATTCGCTACGTGCTCGCCGCCTCGATTGCCGAGGCGTTCCGCAACTCGGTCTCACCTTCCTGA
- a CDS encoding pitrilysin family protein has product MPDASYPIFHRTTLPNGIRVVSERIPSVRSIAVGAWLAAGSRDEAPQDNGISHFIEHMVFKGTQRRRTHHIAQRMEAVGGYLNAFTSKEYTCYYARALDEHLERALDVVLDLVVSPTLPEREVEKEKEVVVEEMKMYEDAPEDLIFDKFEAVLYPHHALGRPVLGVPETVRSFTRERLFDYIDDHYAPNRLVVAVAGNVDHETVVRYVRRMTADLEREPQPVERSSANGYDAEELFEHRPIQQAHLVMGTRSPGLNDERRTVLTTLNTLLGGGMSSRLSQNIREKYGYCYNIYSFTNMLADTGDFGVYMGTDASKVERSRKLIGRELDKLVQKPVSPRALNQAKNQLKGSLMLGLESMSNRMMRLGRIELAFGRYFTLDEVIASIDEVTAEEVQDLAAELFDPARLSTVAILPEA; this is encoded by the coding sequence ATGCCCGACGCTTCGTACCCGATCTTCCACCGCACCACGCTCCCCAACGGCATCCGCGTCGTGAGCGAGCGCATCCCGTCCGTCCGCTCGATCGCCGTCGGCGCGTGGCTCGCCGCCGGCAGCCGCGACGAGGCCCCGCAGGACAACGGGATCTCGCATTTCATCGAGCACATGGTGTTCAAGGGGACGCAGCGGCGGCGGACTCACCACATCGCGCAGCGGATGGAGGCCGTCGGCGGCTACCTCAACGCGTTCACGTCGAAGGAGTACACCTGCTACTACGCCCGCGCCCTCGACGAGCACCTCGAACGCGCGCTCGACGTCGTGCTCGACCTCGTCGTCAGCCCGACGCTGCCGGAGCGGGAGGTAGAGAAGGAGAAGGAGGTCGTCGTCGAGGAGATGAAGATGTACGAGGATGCTCCCGAGGACCTCATCTTCGACAAGTTCGAGGCCGTGCTCTACCCGCACCACGCGCTCGGCCGGCCCGTCCTCGGCGTGCCCGAGACTGTCCGCTCGTTCACGCGCGAGCGGCTGTTCGACTACATCGACGACCACTATGCCCCGAACCGGCTCGTCGTCGCCGTGGCGGGGAATGTGGACCACGAGACCGTCGTGCGCTACGTCCGTCGGATGACGGCGGACCTCGAGCGCGAGCCGCAGCCCGTCGAGCGCTCGTCCGCCAATGGCTACGACGCCGAAGAGCTGTTCGAGCACCGGCCGATCCAGCAGGCGCACCTCGTCATGGGCACGCGGTCGCCCGGCCTGAACGACGAGCGCCGGACCGTGCTCACGACGCTTAACACCCTCCTCGGCGGCGGGATGTCGAGCCGGCTCAGCCAGAACATCCGCGAGAAGTACGGCTACTGCTACAACATTTACTCGTTCACGAACATGCTCGCCGACACCGGCGATTTCGGCGTCTACATGGGCACCGACGCCAGCAAGGTCGAGCGCTCGCGGAAGCTGATCGGGCGGGAGTTGGACAAGCTCGTGCAGAAGCCGGTCAGCCCGCGCGCGCTGAACCAGGCGAAGAACCAGCTCAAGGGCTCGCTGATGCTCGGGCTCGAGAGCATGAGCAACCGGATGATGCGGCTCGGCCGCATCGAGCTCGCCTTTGGCCGGTACTTTACGCTCGACGAAGTCATCGCCTCCATCGACGAGGTGACGGCCGAGGAAGTGCAGGACCTCGCCGCCGAACTCTTCGACCCCGCGCGACTCTCGACCGTCGCCATCCTCCCCGAAGCGTAG
- a CDS encoding ATP-binding protein: MDVRVQVFPSTRDAAADASAFVMSTAEQFGLSDSIREALLLVVGEAVANAAGHGNRLDPKKQVVVECAKGDGEVRLCVEDEGPGVPVERLEHAQLPNDPFDTSGRGLFIMKSLADRVWLESSGRRLCMMWREVDDAPSS; encoded by the coding sequence ATGGACGTACGAGTACAGGTTTTCCCCAGCACGCGGGACGCCGCCGCCGATGCCTCTGCTTTCGTCATGAGCACGGCGGAGCAATTCGGCCTTTCGGACTCGATCCGGGAAGCACTGCTCCTCGTCGTCGGCGAAGCGGTAGCGAACGCCGCCGGTCACGGAAACCGACTCGATCCGAAAAAACAGGTCGTCGTCGAGTGCGCGAAAGGAGACGGTGAGGTGCGACTGTGTGTGGAGGACGAAGGTCCCGGGGTGCCCGTCGAGCGTCTTGAGCACGCCCAGCTCCCGAATGATCCGTTTGACACGAGTGGCCGCGGGCTTTTCATCATGAAATCCCTTGCAGATCGCGTGTGGTTAGAGTCTTCGGGACGTCGCCTGTGCATGATGTGGCGCGAAGTCGATGATGCTCCGTCGTCATGA
- the scpB gene encoding SMC-Scp complex subunit ScpB, whose product MDSATLERVAEALIFAADEPVSAATVAAVYAEVTGSEEADAASVEAAVEALNHSYRETGRAFRIESWAGGFRMATVREVAPFVRAFVASEDERRLSRSLLETLAVIAYKQPVTKPEVDFVRGVDADYALKKLLEQRFVTVVGRSEAVGRPLLYGTTDFFLEQFGLAALDELPRPREIEQLLNDPAFTHERTELLINLDPDQREALTPHAEPATE is encoded by the coding sequence ATGGATAGCGCCACCCTCGAACGTGTCGCCGAAGCGCTGATCTTCGCTGCCGATGAGCCGGTGAGCGCGGCGACGGTCGCGGCCGTGTATGCCGAGGTCACGGGGAGTGAGGAGGCCGATGCCGCATCCGTCGAAGCTGCGGTCGAAGCCCTCAACCACTCATACCGCGAGACGGGGCGCGCATTCCGCATCGAGTCGTGGGCCGGGGGCTTCCGGATGGCGACGGTGCGCGAGGTCGCGCCCTTCGTGCGCGCGTTCGTCGCGTCCGAGGACGAGCGGCGGCTGAGCCGGTCCCTCCTGGAAACGTTGGCCGTTATTGCATATAAACAACCCGTCACCAAGCCCGAGGTCGACTTCGTGCGCGGCGTCGACGCCGACTACGCGCTGAAGAAGCTGCTCGAGCAGCGCTTCGTCACCGTCGTCGGCCGGAGTGAAGCCGTTGGGCGGCCCCTCCTCTACGGCACGACCGACTTCTTCCTCGAACAATTCGGTCTTGCCGCGCTCGACGAACTGCCGCGCCCGCGCGAGATCGAGCAGCTTCTTAACGATCCTGCCTTTACCCACGAGCGTACTGAACTCCTCATCAACCTCGATCCCGACCAGCGCGAGGCGCTGACCCCCCATGCCGAACCGGCGACCGAATAA
- the guaB gene encoding IMP dehydrogenase codes for MKIAFEGLTYDDVLLVPARSEVMPRSVTMRSRLTRGITLNVPILSAAMDTVTESDLAIAMAREGGAGVLHKNMTIEQQAAEVRRVKRSESGMILDPITLPPDATVDKARALMARYHIGGIPVVDGENKLVGIVTNRDLRFEPDGGAQLKSIMTKAPLITAPVGTTLEEAEAILQKHKIEKLPVTDDPGFLKGLITFKDIQKKRKHPNASKDEHGRLRVGAAVGITADTLQRIAALVEAGVDFITIDTAHGHSEGVLRMVERVKGEYGTLEVVAGNVATAQGTEDLILAGADAVKVGIGPGSICTTRVVAGVGVPQLTAVLQCAAAAHKYDVPVIADGGIKQTGDIPKALAAGADTIMIGGLFAGVAESPGETVLYEGRKYKHYRGMGSLGAMKAGSKDRYFQDAEDDLRKLVPEGIEGRVPFKGDLSEIVYQMVGGLRAAMGYCGCADIEALHERAQFVRVTGSGIRESHPHDVTITEEAPNYSVRS; via the coding sequence ATGAAAATCGCCTTCGAAGGGCTCACCTACGACGACGTCCTCCTCGTCCCCGCCCGCTCCGAGGTCATGCCCCGGTCGGTGACGATGCGGTCCCGGCTCACGCGCGGCATCACGCTCAACGTGCCAATCCTCTCGGCCGCGATGGACACCGTCACCGAGTCCGATCTTGCGATCGCCATGGCCCGTGAGGGCGGGGCCGGCGTGCTGCACAAGAACATGACGATCGAGCAGCAGGCCGCCGAAGTCCGCCGCGTCAAGCGGTCCGAGAGCGGGATGATCCTCGATCCGATCACGCTCCCGCCGGACGCGACCGTCGACAAAGCGCGCGCCCTCATGGCTCGCTACCACATCGGCGGAATTCCGGTCGTGGACGGCGAGAACAAGCTCGTCGGGATCGTCACGAACCGGGACCTCCGCTTCGAACCCGACGGCGGGGCGCAGCTCAAGAGCATCATGACGAAGGCGCCCCTGATCACGGCGCCCGTCGGGACCACGCTCGAAGAGGCCGAGGCGATCCTGCAAAAGCACAAGATTGAGAAGCTGCCGGTCACGGACGACCCCGGTTTCCTAAAGGGTCTCATCACGTTCAAGGACATTCAAAAGAAGCGGAAGCACCCGAACGCGTCGAAGGACGAGCACGGGCGGCTCCGCGTCGGAGCGGCAGTTGGGATTACGGCGGACACGCTCCAGCGCATCGCCGCCCTCGTGGAAGCCGGCGTCGACTTCATTACGATTGACACGGCGCACGGCCATTCGGAAGGCGTGCTCCGCATGGTGGAGCGGGTCAAAGGCGAGTACGGCACGCTCGAGGTCGTGGCCGGAAACGTGGCGACGGCGCAGGGCACCGAAGACCTCATCCTCGCCGGTGCCGACGCCGTGAAAGTCGGCATCGGACCGGGCTCGATCTGCACGACGCGCGTCGTCGCGGGCGTCGGCGTGCCGCAACTCACGGCCGTGCTGCAGTGCGCTGCCGCGGCCCATAAGTACGACGTTCCGGTGATCGCGGACGGTGGGATCAAGCAGACCGGCGACATCCCGAAAGCCCTCGCCGCCGGCGCCGACACGATCATGATCGGCGGTCTGTTCGCCGGCGTGGCCGAGAGTCCCGGCGAAACGGTGCTCTATGAAGGCCGGAAGTACAAGCACTACCGAGGCATGGGGTCGCTTGGCGCGATGAAAGCTGGGAGCAAGGATCGCTACTTCCAGGATGCCGAAGACGACCTCAGGAAGCTTGTCCCCGAAGGCATCGAGGGCCGCGTCCCGTTCAAGGGTGACCTCTCGGAGATCGTCTATCAGATGGTCGGCGGCCTCCGTGCGGCGATGGGGTACTGCGGCTGCGCCGACATCGAGGCGCTGCACGAACGGGCGCAGTTCGTTCGCGTCACGGGTTCGGGTATCCGCGAGAGTCACCCGCATGACGTGACGATCACGGAGGAAGCCCCGAACTACTCCGTCCGGAGCTGA